Proteins found in one Arachis stenosperma cultivar V10309 chromosome 8, arast.V10309.gnm1.PFL2, whole genome shotgun sequence genomic segment:
- the LOC130943357 gene encoding uncharacterized protein LOC130943357: MKKKRVVLVTKTPYNTSEDMMSEESHQDQEVCLKPWCFFCSMREPDASLRRVGISNCFKEMPLCEDKEDYDQYVLVLSELWHIAMTQSNDPEFPSLGIFKCMANLINKAINDKTWLLTNQNIYIPYYAAHIIGSYTMNKEEFAQIAVQSGVIPPLLELLRGKISWVEQRVAVRALGHLASYESTFDSVSKYEQEVVKVTLNLACTCLKVVYSEFVGVKKKKRVEYHRNLLTRGVGDLEMENRKAEEWGSQLQCWCIHLLNCFAFKERCLNLICQKEFLKELCHMWGGLVNHTSPGGVGLLRILCYSKFGRKIIAEIPKVIINLGNISRSSDDWQYMGIDCLLLLLKDSDTRFKVIDIAASYLVDLVELKTLGDKSNVGETITKVLLLEEHKLHNNRDLQQVLNLKVYRRKKEKALWEEKLEERRVLVGLIKQEANDMLRLGKVEEALVKYNEALEVCPLKLRKERMVLYSNKAQCNLVLKNPESAISDSTRALCLSNPANTHRKSLWRRSQAYDMKGMARESLLDCIVFMKKQHQQRSLKIPYHAARMICKHMDATWLFAAARSSRLIRVMEKKKNHHSNHENEANNCEVNFHDRNSGGLMPGLSTINGEPFAAKEVSRRKVQRTRRRIKKANIAAAQPIM; this comes from the exons ATGAAGAAAAAAAGAGTGGTACTTGTAACCAAAACTCCTTACAACACCAGCGAGGACATGATGAGTGAGGAGTCTCACCAAGACCAAGAAGTTTGCCTCAAGCCTTGGTGTTTCTTTTGCAGCATGAGAGAACCAGATGCATCTCTTAGAAGAGTTGGAATCTCCAACTGCTTCAAAGAGATGCCTCTATGTGAGGATAAAGAAGATTATGATCAATATGTGTTGGTGCTGAGTGAACTATGGCACATTGCCATGACTCAATCCAACGACCCTGAGTTCCCTTCCCTTGGCATATTCAAGTGCATGGCTAATCTAATCAACAAAGCTATAAACGACAAAACCTGGCTTCTCACAAATCAAAACATATACATACCCTACTATGCTGCTCATATCATTGGATCTTACACCATGAACAAGGAAGAGTTTGCACAAATAGCTGTGCAATCAGGTGTTATACCTCCATTGTTAGAGCTTCTGAGGGGGAAAATCAGTTGGGTTGAACAAAGGGTTGCGGTTCGAGCATTAGGGCACTTGGCCAGTTATGAAAGCACATTCGATTCGGTATCGAAGTATGAACAAGAAGTGGTGAAAGTGACATTGAATCTAGCTTGTACTTGCTTGAAAGTGGTGTATTCTGAGTTTGTaggagtgaagaagaagaagagggtAGAGTACCACAGGAACTTGCTTACAAGAGGTGTTGGTGATTTGGAGATGGAGAACCGAAAAGCTGAGGAATGGGGTAGCCAACTTCAGTGTTGGTGTATTCATCTTCTCAACTGTTTTGCTTTCAAAGAAAGATGTCTGAATCTGATTTGTCAGAAGGAATTcttgaaagaactttgccacatGTGGGGTGGGTTGGTGAATCACACGTCACCAGGTGGTGTTGGACTCCTTCGAATCCTGTGTTACAGTAAATTTGGAAGGAAAATCATTGCTGAGATCCCAAAAGTAATCATCAATCTCGGTAACATTTCAAGATCTTCGGATGATTGGCAGTATATGGGGATTGATtgtcttctacttcttcttaaGGACTCGGATACAAG GTTCAAGGTTATTGATATTGCTGCTTCGTACCTTGTTGATTTGGTTGAACTTAAAACTCTTGGAGATAAATCAAACGTGGGTGAAACCATCACAAAAGTGCTGCTACTTGAGGAACATAAATTACACAACAACAGGGACTTGCAACAAGTGCTGAATTTGAAGGTGTATAGGAGGAAGAAAGAGAAGGCATTGTGGGAAGAGAAATTAGAGGAAAGAAGGGTTTTGGTTGGTTTGATAAAGCAAGAAGCGAATGACATGTTGAGGTTGGGAAAAGTAGAAGAAGCTTTGGTGAAGTACAATGAAGCACTTGAAGTTTGTCCATTGAAGTTGAGAAAGGAGAGAATGGTGCTTTATAGTAACAAAGCACAGTGCAATCTTGTGCTTAAGAATCCAGAAAGTGCAATCAGTGATTCAACGAGAGCGCTTTGCCTTTCGAACCCAGCGAACACGCACAGGAAAAGCCTCTGGAGAAGGTCACAGGCTTATGACATGAAAGGCATGGCGAGGGAGAGCCTTTTGGACTGCATAGTCTTCATGAAGAAGCAGCATCAGCAGAGGAGTCTCAAGATTCCTTACCATGCAGCGCGCATGATCTGCAAACACATGGATGCCACGTGGCTCTTTGCTGCTGCACGCTCGTCAAGGCTAATAAGAgtgatggaaaagaaaaaaaatcatcacTCTAATCATGAAAATGAAGCCAACAACTGTGAAGTGAACTTCCATGATCGTAACAGCGGTGGTCTCATGCCtg GATTGTCCACCATTAATGGAGAACCTTTTGCGGCGAAAGAAGTGAGTAGGAGAAAGGTGCAGAGGACACGGAGGAGAATTAAAAAAGCTAATATTGCAGCAGCTCAGCCAATAATGTAG